CTGTAGCAGAACTTTAGTCAGCACTGTTATAACTACGGTAGCAGTAAGCTGGCTGCAGCCTATTCACCCACAGAAGCAAGCCTCTGCTGCTTATTGCCACACAGCTAAAACACGCTCAGCATGATCTCTTATCAGTTTCACCGCACAACACAAAGTGTGGTTTAAAGACAGTGTCCCCATTTGGCCAGCCAAGTACTTCAATTGTCAGAGCACTATACACGCATTCAGCTAAAGGGAACGTAAGAGCGAGCGCAGACCGTTTTGAAACCCTAGTAGCAAGTACAGGAATCTTGTTCTCCAGGAAAACTAAGGCAGCAAGAAATGCCTTTTACGCTACAGCTCATCATGAAGTAGAATTAAAGGCCTGAGTCCCTCAACTCAAACTGCCGTTTCCTGAGTGAAATCTCCCCTCAGGGTGAAATCTgtgaaggggctgggggagagtgaTAGAGTTGTACTATCTTTAAAGCAGCAGGGAGTCATCCTCTGGTAGCGAGGGCCATAAGTACCCAGATAGGCAGAGCCAATGCTGTTATCCAACACAAGACACCCATTCTGCAGTGAGGTTTTATTCTCGTCACTAACATGGTTTAGTGCCTACAGATCAAGTAGTCTTCAGATTAGAGGAAATCACAGTGCATTGAGAAATAGattattctccccccccacaaaacacAAAATACCATCTCTGCAGAGAAAACTAAACACCAGTAGATACTCACATTAAAAGGCTGCAGGTTTATTTTCTACCCATAGTGTGCAAAACAGGCATGGTTCTTAATTCACGAGAACAgtcagaaaatgtatttttagtaTTTGAAATAGAGCTGGTACCAAAGTAAATCTGTGAGCAGCACTACAAAACCAACTCCTTCTTAACAGGAAGACAAACAAAACCACTTCAGCTCTTGCTAACAGGAAGCCTTCTGCTTAAAGCATCGTCTCCATCCTGCCCCTTTCTGGGGTAAGCGGAGTCTTACTGGTGACCTAGAAGGGGCAGGATTGCTAGATAGCAGCAACATATGCATAAAAACAGTTGAATCTgaaaagctggagtggggactgTCAACATGATTCATTTTTAAAGCAGAGGGGAACTTGGGGACGACAGCAGTAGCTACAGCATTGTCCTAACTTGCAGCCAGGCTACCATCTTGTGTGTGTCCAGTTGTAGCAAGATTCAGGATCACTTAGTTCCATCTATACCGAAAGGCTTTGTGGAAACAACCCTGTAGGACCCATCTCTCTCCCTCAATCATCACCACCCTTAATCCCGCTGTGGAGCTCCCGCTGAAGTTTGTAGCAAAAAGTGCATAAGGAGGGAGAGTGAAAACATAAAAAGACTCACAATCGCGTCCTGAACCCCTATTATTGGAGCTCACGTTAACGGAATGAGCAACACCGGTTAGATTTAGCTTGTCCTGTGGGGCAGCTGCACTCGTAACACTGAAAGTGCGTCAGGAAAAAGCAGATGGGAGCTGACTGGCTATGGCAATATCCTGTGGTGCATGATCAGTTGATACTGATTCTCTCCTCAGGCCTGTCCCTTCATGCTGCCAACATCCTGGGTTTGCAAATACATACCAGGTTCCAACACCGCCCCCCAAGAAGTTGAGAGCCTGGCTCTTTAAGAGTGAATCTTGTGCTCGTGAAAGGGGCTGGACTGAGAGCCCTGAAGACAAGTCCAGTTTATACACAGCCAAGGTACAGGACAAGCAGTGGCAGTGTAAGGTTCGCCTTGGTCTGCAGGGCCTATCTCCAGGAACAAGGGGTAATTCAGTTCAGTTTCCAGGCCCATTCAGTCCTGGGCCTCATCGTGCCAACTGTGATGGCAGTTTGGTAGGGACACTAGTTCACTAGGAACTGGAGGGAGACCAAACTCACTTCACCCAGGCCTCACCACTCAATAGATGGTACCTGACTTCTTGAGACTACAGCCATGGGCTGGATTGGAAGTGGCGAGACCTGGTGGTGCTGGGCTCCAGATCCCATTTCCCATCCCTTTACTCAGGCACCTTGTGTCGAAAAAGTGAATACTTCGTTCACTAAGTGCAAGGATTTCACCTGGTAGCGACTAGGAAGTGAGAAGCTTTGCAATCCACTCATCTTGGAGAAGTGGATGCAGAGAAGCACAAAAGACCTACAATCAGGATCTCCCAGGCTCACAATTCATTTATCGACACATTCCTGCAACAAGAGGTCTGGCTGAGATACAGCACTGTAGAGTGCATACCCCATCTCATCTATCTcctcttccagcagctcgcaGAACAAGTTAATCTGACTGTTGAAATAGCAGGGGAGGAAGCCTGTCTCCAGGTAGCCAACCAACGATTCGAGCACGTGCTGGAACCTCGCAGCCAGGGCTTCCTCTGCCCAGTCTGATTCAGCTTCACTCAGGTGGAGAAGGACATGAGTCAGGTGGCTGCCAGTCAGTTTGCTCAAGAAGGGATGGTTTTTACAGACGCCTTTTAGGATTTTGAGGCAGCACCGCCTGGctccagagtctgcagcatccaGATCTTTAAGCTTGGAGACCTCAGACCTATAAAAGGTTTGTCGCCAGAGGTTTCCCACGAGTCCTTTTGGAGGCATGGCAAGAAGAACCTTATCCCCAGCTTCTGTCACTGGGCAGAGGGTTATGTTCAGCTGGGTCTCGTAATGTGTAACCTCCAACTTCAGCTCCTCAGAAGCCACCACGGGTCTGATGAGGCACTCCAACATGCTGCCTATGGCAGGCCAGTTGACGGAGGCCACCAGCATTTTATGAAGCACCTCATTGAGCACGTTGGAGGAGAGGTACCCGCCTACTATGAATCTGTCCCAAGGGCTGCTCCCGCGAGGGAAGTACTCCAGGTCAGTCCGCCTGATCATCCAGAACTGGGGGTCTTGTACAATGGTGTCCTCGCCTGGAATGAGGCTCCAGAGCGTGGTTTCAAATACCAAGGGCAGCATGAAGCAGACATGGTCAGCAGCAACAACCTGGAGGTCGTCGCAGAGGGAACCACTGAGGAACATGCTGCCGAAGGGCAGTTCTGGGCACTTGTtttgcaggaagctctgcagttCAATGCAGATGTCCTTTGCCAGCTGCTTACCCAGGGCCACGTCCGTCTCTGGGATGGTGACATGGTTTCTGTAGTAAGAGAGGAGTTTCTCCTGGAACGTGAGACAAAGCAGAGTCCTGGATTCTTCTTGGGGAGTCTCCGGGGAGGTGGGATGGCCATGAGGCTCAGCAGCTGGGAAGGGAATAAAGAGATGTATTAGAGAGTCAATGCTTCCAGAGGGGGCACTGTAAGTACAAAAAATAATGATCACCATCATCGGAGCTGGAGACCAAA
The Lepidochelys kempii isolate rLepKem1 chromosome 10, rLepKem1.hap2, whole genome shotgun sequence DNA segment above includes these coding regions:
- the MIEF2 gene encoding mitochondrial dynamics protein MID49 isoform X2, with translation MAELVHKRGKRRDDNGLGGAVDFLLANARLVLGVGGAAVLAIATLVVKRLIDRATSSPDEDDAKAEQKSIEESWQDLSLIKAVPKPPKKQSRADLSKSPLSPSATLPAQAAEPHGHPTSPETPQEESRTLLCLTFQEKLLSYYRNHVTIPETDVALGKQLAKDICIELQSFLQNKCPELPFGSMFLSGSLCDDLQVVAADHVCFMLPLVFETTLWSLIPGEDTIVQDPQFWMIRRTDLEYFPRGSSPWDRFIVGGYLSSNVLNEVLHKMLVASVNWPAIGSMLECLIRPVVASEELKLEVTHYETQLNITLCPVTEAGDKVLLAMPPKGLVGNLWRQTFYRSEVSKLKDLDAADSGARRCCLKILKGVCKNHPFLSKLTGSHLTHVLLHLSEAESDWAEEALAARFQHVLESLVGYLETGFLPCYFNSQINLFCELLEEEIDEMGYALYSAVSQPDLLLQECVDK
- the MIEF2 gene encoding mitochondrial dynamics protein MID49 isoform X1, whose amino-acid sequence is MLNMAELVHKRGKRRDDNGLGGAVDFLLANARLVLGVGGAAVLAIATLVVKRLIDRATSSPDEDDAKAEQKSIEESWQDLSLIKAVPKPPKKQSRADLSKSPLSPSATLPAQAAEPHGHPTSPETPQEESRTLLCLTFQEKLLSYYRNHVTIPETDVALGKQLAKDICIELQSFLQNKCPELPFGSMFLSGSLCDDLQVVAADHVCFMLPLVFETTLWSLIPGEDTIVQDPQFWMIRRTDLEYFPRGSSPWDRFIVGGYLSSNVLNEVLHKMLVASVNWPAIGSMLECLIRPVVASEELKLEVTHYETQLNITLCPVTEAGDKVLLAMPPKGLVGNLWRQTFYRSEVSKLKDLDAADSGARRCCLKILKGVCKNHPFLSKLTGSHLTHVLLHLSEAESDWAEEALAARFQHVLESLVGYLETGFLPCYFNSQINLFCELLEEEIDEMGYALYSAVSQPDLLLQECVDK